The proteins below come from a single Paraburkholderia flagellata genomic window:
- a CDS encoding SMP-30/gluconolactonase/LRE family protein, with protein MILHRIGAAMLAAALTATVTPVCEAQYTTDWIANTYGANATHVGNVARSMWVAPEGVIYTSSMWDENEGGVAIYQNGQSLGSIGGHGDFQGGAITGNATSLFVAMQYNTTYGSGNVGRYNRASGARDLLIAVSADTTEKLADVITGLATSGALLYASDFPGNRVRVYTTDGVWQRDISVTGPGALALDASGNLWVAQKSAGAVLEFSAGGQLLNTIQLASAARPSSLYFDSQTSQLMIGDSGPDMNIKNFSVTGTPSQTGTFGIQGGYLDTTKGIKGQVGDKRFTRVVGIGKDSAGTLYVLNNPWGGSWDLGRNGGTDLHAYDGTGTLRWKLQSLNFEGNAAPDPGTDGATFYGGMNLYSGTAGGTFVANTIDPFTYPSDPRINLADTARGEHFAQVASVGGQRILVAAGQNSDTFYFFHFNAASGYIAIPDYTLPGSAFNTAAPVRNGFCLDSRGDLWVGLDKTNVISHYPLTGFDSTGKPLWGAALTTPIPATISRLTRIVYLPESDTMILTGEDASITDWTAVGTRVEVYHGWLAGNTSAPNPVITLTSANPKSIAAAGNYLFVGYVHTVPNIDAFNLTTGAIDTTLINSNPNAVYVGNDVDSMYGLRAYLRSTGEYVVTKDNYNAASAVVYRWTPSVASASAAAATVLPF; from the coding sequence ATGATCTTGCATCGAATTGGCGCAGCAATGCTTGCGGCCGCCCTCACCGCAACGGTTACGCCTGTTTGCGAAGCGCAATACACCACCGACTGGATTGCGAACACCTACGGCGCCAACGCGACGCACGTGGGCAACGTGGCCCGCTCGATGTGGGTCGCGCCCGAAGGCGTGATCTATACGTCGTCGATGTGGGATGAAAACGAAGGCGGCGTGGCGATCTACCAGAACGGCCAGAGCCTCGGCTCGATTGGCGGGCACGGCGACTTCCAGGGCGGCGCGATCACGGGCAACGCAACCTCGCTGTTCGTCGCGATGCAGTACAACACGACATATGGCAGCGGCAACGTCGGGCGATACAACCGCGCGAGCGGCGCGCGCGACCTGCTCATCGCCGTGAGCGCCGATACGACCGAAAAGCTCGCCGATGTCATCACCGGACTTGCGACCTCCGGCGCACTGCTCTATGCAAGCGATTTCCCCGGCAACCGCGTGCGCGTGTACACCACGGATGGCGTCTGGCAGCGCGACATCAGCGTGACGGGTCCGGGCGCGCTGGCGCTCGACGCGAGCGGCAATCTCTGGGTCGCGCAAAAAAGCGCGGGCGCCGTACTCGAATTCAGTGCAGGTGGCCAACTCCTGAACACGATCCAGTTGGCGTCCGCTGCCCGGCCGTCGTCGCTGTACTTCGATTCGCAGACCTCACAGTTGATGATCGGCGACTCGGGTCCCGACATGAACATCAAGAACTTCAGCGTGACAGGCACGCCCTCTCAAACCGGCACGTTCGGCATTCAGGGCGGCTATCTCGACACGACCAAAGGCATCAAGGGGCAGGTGGGCGACAAGCGCTTTACGCGCGTGGTCGGTATCGGCAAGGATTCCGCGGGCACGTTGTACGTGCTGAACAATCCGTGGGGCGGCTCGTGGGACCTCGGCCGCAACGGCGGCACCGATCTGCACGCTTACGATGGCACCGGCACGCTGCGCTGGAAGCTCCAGTCGCTCAACTTCGAAGGCAATGCAGCGCCGGATCCGGGCACCGATGGCGCGACGTTCTACGGCGGCATGAACCTCTATTCAGGCACGGCTGGCGGCACCTTCGTGGCCAACACCATCGATCCGTTCACGTATCCATCCGATCCGCGCATCAATCTCGCAGACACCGCGCGCGGCGAGCATTTCGCGCAAGTGGCGAGCGTGGGTGGACAGCGCATTCTCGTGGCCGCCGGTCAGAACTCCGATACGTTCTACTTCTTCCACTTCAATGCAGCGAGCGGCTATATCGCCATTCCCGATTACACGCTGCCGGGGTCGGCGTTCAATACGGCGGCGCCGGTGCGAAACGGCTTTTGCCTCGACAGCCGGGGCGACCTGTGGGTGGGCCTCGACAAGACCAACGTCATTTCCCACTACCCGTTGACTGGCTTCGACTCGACCGGCAAGCCGCTCTGGGGCGCCGCGCTCACCACGCCGATTCCCGCCACGATCTCGCGGCTCACGCGCATCGTCTACCTGCCCGAAAGCGACACGATGATACTCACGGGAGAAGACGCCAGCATTACCGACTGGACTGCGGTCGGCACGCGCGTCGAGGTGTATCACGGCTGGCTTGCTGGCAACACGAGCGCGCCGAATCCGGTGATTACGCTCACGAGTGCGAATCCCAAGTCGATTGCAGCCGCCGGTAACTATCTGTTCGTGGGCTACGTGCACACCGTGCCCAACATCGATGCCTTCAACCTCACCACCGGCGCGATCGACACGACGCTAATCAATAGCAATCCGAATGCGGTGTACGTGGGCAACGATGTGGATTCGATGTATGGCCTGCGTGCGTATCTGCGCTCGACTGGCGAGTATGTCGTGACGAAGGACAACTACAACGCCGCGAGCGCCGTGGTGTATCGATGGACACCGTCAGTGGCGAGCGCGAGCGCGGCGGCGGCAACGGTATTGCCGTTTTAG
- a CDS encoding LysR family transcriptional regulator: MLGSLTDLDLRLLRVFVAVADAGGVSIAQTTLNVSQPTISAQLSTLETRLGYRLCERGRSGFKLTEKGARLYELATTLLAAAEDFTLRARHLDRKLVGTLSIGLIGHTPTSQNARISEAIASFRQRDEAVRFSISVKSPGELEEQLLNGETQIAVGYFWHRVPTLEYTPLFIERQIAYCGRGHPLFERAGKLDPLEAAEFEWVWRTYPTPEAQHSTTQNKVTAQADNMEAVALLILSGHHLGYLPQQFAAPHVQRGLLVALNPKQLSYEVTFHVVTQKRNRHSPIVRAFLEDLKNAHLHEAEDDAQ, translated from the coding sequence ATGCTCGGCAGCCTGACCGATCTCGACCTGCGCCTGCTGCGCGTCTTCGTTGCCGTGGCGGACGCCGGCGGCGTGAGCATTGCGCAGACCACGCTGAACGTGAGCCAGCCCACCATCAGCGCACAACTTTCGACGCTCGAAACGCGGCTCGGCTACCGGCTCTGCGAGCGCGGGCGCAGCGGTTTCAAGCTGACGGAAAAAGGGGCGCGCCTTTACGAACTGGCGACCACGCTGCTCGCCGCCGCCGAAGACTTCACGCTCAGGGCGCGGCACCTGGACCGCAAGCTCGTGGGGACATTGAGCATCGGCTTGATCGGCCATACGCCGACCAGCCAGAACGCGCGCATCAGCGAGGCGATCGCTTCGTTCCGGCAACGTGACGAAGCGGTGCGCTTTTCGATTTCGGTGAAGTCGCCGGGCGAACTGGAGGAGCAGTTGCTCAATGGCGAGACGCAGATTGCGGTCGGCTATTTCTGGCACCGCGTGCCGACGCTCGAATACACGCCGCTTTTCATCGAGCGGCAGATCGCGTATTGCGGGCGCGGGCATCCGCTGTTCGAACGCGCAGGGAAACTCGATCCGCTAGAGGCTGCGGAATTCGAATGGGTATGGCGCACGTATCCCACGCCCGAGGCCCAGCATTCGACTACGCAAAACAAGGTCACCGCGCAGGCCGACAACATGGAGGCCGTTGCGCTGCTGATTCTGTCCGGACACCATCTCGGCTACCTGCCTCAGCAGTTTGCGGCGCCGCATGTGCAGCGTGGCTTGCTCGTCGCGCTCAATCCGAAACAGCTCAGCTATGAGGTCACGTTTCATGTGGTCACGCAAAAGCGCAATCGGCATAGCCCGATCGTTCGGGCGTTTCTGGAGGACCTGAAGAACGCGCATTTGCACGAGGCCGAAGACGATGCGCAATAA
- the speB gene encoding agmatinase, protein MSDQYFQPLSGNAMPRCGGIATMMRLPQVENASGLDACFVGVPFDLGTSNRTGARFGPRQVRSESVLLRPYNMATRAAPFDSLRVADIGDVATNPYNLADSITRIEAAYDAILEHDCRPISLGGDHTITLPILRAIHRKHGRVGLIHVDAHADVNDTMFGEKIAHGTPFRRAVEEGLLDCDRVVQIGLRGTGYEAEDFDWCRQQGFKVVQAEECWNRSLAPLMEEVRARVQGGPVYVSFDIDGIDPAYAPGTGTPEIAGLTVPQALEIIRGSWGLDIVGADLVEVAPPYDPFGTTALLGANLAFELLCVLPGVKRRD, encoded by the coding sequence ATGTCTGATCAATACTTCCAGCCGCTCAGCGGCAATGCCATGCCCCGCTGCGGCGGGATCGCGACGATGATGCGTTTGCCGCAGGTCGAGAACGCGTCCGGCCTCGATGCCTGCTTCGTGGGCGTGCCGTTCGATCTCGGCACCTCGAACCGCACCGGCGCGCGCTTCGGCCCGCGTCAGGTTCGCTCGGAGTCCGTGCTGCTGCGCCCGTACAACATGGCGACGCGCGCGGCGCCGTTCGATTCGCTGCGCGTGGCCGACATCGGCGACGTCGCGACGAATCCCTACAATCTCGCCGATTCGATCACACGCATCGAAGCCGCCTACGACGCGATCCTCGAACATGACTGCCGCCCGATCTCGCTCGGCGGCGATCACACGATCACGCTGCCGATCCTGCGAGCGATCCATCGCAAGCATGGTCGCGTGGGCCTCATCCATGTGGACGCGCACGCCGACGTCAACGACACGATGTTCGGCGAAAAGATCGCGCACGGCACGCCGTTTCGCCGCGCCGTGGAGGAAGGGTTGCTCGACTGCGATCGTGTCGTGCAGATCGGATTGCGCGGTACCGGCTACGAGGCCGAGGACTTCGACTGGTGCCGCCAGCAAGGCTTCAAGGTCGTGCAGGCCGAGGAATGCTGGAACCGTTCGCTGGCGCCGCTGATGGAAGAGGTGCGCGCGCGCGTGCAGGGCGGTCCGGTCTACGTGAGCTTCGACATCGACGGCATCGATCCCGCCTACGCGCCGGGCACCGGCACGCCGGAGATCGCCGGGCTGACCGTGCCGCAGGCGCTCGAGATCATCCGCGGTTCGTGGGGGCTCGATATCGTCGGTGCGGACCTCGTGGAAGTGGCTCCGCCGTACGACCCGTTCGGCACCACGGCGCTGCTCGGGGCCAATCTCGCGTTCGAATTGCTTTGCGTGTTGCCGGGCGTGAAGCGCCGCGACTGA
- a CDS encoding purine-cytosine permease family protein, with protein MNAHESAGLAAETAGLEIESRSIDYIPERERHAKLSSQGPFWFLGNFHFFTISIGFVGPSMGLSAGWTTLGGALGIMFGTIFMAFHGSQGPEMGLPQMIQSRAQFGYRGVALALLATLFVFVGFNVVNISLIMDGLKNVFGVNPSVVAIVAAVAGGALAIYGHDVMHKAFKWALIATLPLYALVTIALAFGAGKGAAPIAAAASGAGVHLGFNWVAFLTQFAIGASYNISYAPYVSDYSRYLPKHTSRAKLISAIFLGASLSGAWMIGLGAWLAQQLKASDALVALNQVGASLFPGCGSLLVIVSVAGFLPIIALNTYSAMLTLLTGVDSFRKIKPTRRARIGAVMTISAILLACTLSIKGNGVALLNTFLVLMLYFLVPWTAVNLVDYFFVRKGRYAISHFFTPKGIYGAWQMRGIAAYLIGFAAMIPFFAIVDNESGKEIFVGYFAHLMDGIDLAWLVGLIVAGASYYVLSRSLDLRAEEKVIRTIKESDIVAMARQSAGH; from the coding sequence ATGAATGCCCACGAAAGCGCTGGCCTCGCGGCCGAGACGGCTGGCCTCGAAATCGAGAGCCGGTCGATCGACTACATTCCCGAACGCGAGCGTCACGCGAAACTCAGCAGCCAGGGTCCGTTCTGGTTCCTCGGCAATTTCCACTTCTTCACCATCTCCATCGGCTTCGTTGGGCCGAGCATGGGCCTTTCCGCCGGTTGGACCACGCTGGGCGGCGCACTCGGCATCATGTTCGGCACGATCTTCATGGCGTTCCACGGCTCGCAGGGCCCGGAGATGGGTCTGCCGCAGATGATCCAGTCGCGCGCCCAGTTCGGCTATCGCGGCGTCGCGCTCGCGCTGCTTGCCACGCTCTTCGTGTTCGTCGGCTTCAACGTCGTGAACATCTCGCTGATCATGGACGGCCTGAAGAACGTGTTCGGCGTGAATCCTTCTGTGGTGGCGATCGTCGCGGCAGTCGCGGGCGGCGCGCTCGCGATCTACGGTCACGACGTCATGCACAAGGCGTTCAAGTGGGCGCTGATCGCGACGCTGCCGCTTTATGCGCTCGTCACGATTGCGCTTGCGTTCGGCGCGGGCAAGGGTGCCGCTCCCATTGCTGCCGCGGCATCGGGCGCGGGCGTGCACCTCGGCTTCAACTGGGTCGCGTTCCTCACGCAGTTCGCCATTGGCGCGAGCTACAACATCTCGTACGCGCCGTATGTTTCGGACTACTCGCGCTATCTGCCGAAGCACACGAGCCGCGCGAAGCTGATCTCCGCGATTTTCCTCGGCGCCTCGCTCTCGGGCGCCTGGATGATCGGTCTTGGCGCGTGGCTCGCGCAGCAACTGAAGGCGTCCGATGCGCTCGTTGCGCTCAATCAGGTCGGCGCTTCGCTGTTCCCTGGCTGCGGCAGCCTGCTCGTCATTGTTTCCGTGGCGGGCTTCCTGCCGATCATCGCGCTCAATACCTATAGCGCGATGCTCACGCTGCTCACGGGCGTCGACTCGTTCCGCAAGATCAAGCCCACGCGCCGCGCCCGCATTGGCGCGGTGATGACCATCAGCGCGATCCTGCTGGCGTGCACGCTGTCGATCAAGGGCAACGGCGTGGCGCTGCTGAACACGTTCCTCGTGCTGATGCTGTACTTCCTCGTGCCGTGGACCGCCGTGAATCTCGTCGATTACTTCTTCGTGCGCAAGGGGCGTTACGCGATCTCGCACTTCTTCACGCCGAAGGGCATCTACGGCGCGTGGCAGATGCGAGGGATTGCCGCGTATCTGATCGGCTTCGCAGCGATGATTCCGTTCTTCGCCATCGTCGATAACGAGTCGGGCAAGGAGATTTTCGTGGGTTACTTCGCTCACCTGATGGACGGCATCGATCTCGCGTGGCTCGTCGGGCTGATCGTTGCGGGCGCGAGCTACTACGTGCTGAGCCGTTCGCTCGACCTGCGCGCGGAAGAGAAGGTAATTCGCACCATCAAGGAAAGCGACATCGTTGCGATGGCGCGGCAGTCAGCGGGGCATTGA
- the hpnH gene encoding adenosyl-hopene transferase HpnH, translated as MSIPLLQKVRVGSYIFRQHFSGNKRYPLALMLEPLFRCNLACNGCGKIDYPDPILNQRLSLQECLEAVDECGAPVVSIAGGEPLLHKEMPQIVKGIMARKKFVYLCTNALLMEKKMDDYEPNPYFVWSVHLDGDREAHDHSVSQEGVYDKAVAAIKEAKRRGFRVNINCTLFNDAQPERVAKFFDTVGEIGVDGITVSPGYAYERAPDQQHFLNREKTKNLFREIFKRGNNGKKWSFSQSSLFLDFLAGNQTYQCTPWGNPARTVFGWQKPCYLVGEGYVKTFKELMETTDWDKYGTGKYEKCADCMVHCGFEATAVMDTVAHPLKAARVALTGPRTQGAFAKDISLDGQRPAEYVFSRHVEIKLEEIKNAAKTKKPATVAAS; from the coding sequence TTGTCTATTCCGCTGCTACAAAAAGTCCGCGTTGGCTCGTACATCTTTCGCCAGCATTTCAGCGGCAACAAGCGCTATCCGCTCGCGCTCATGCTCGAACCGCTGTTCCGCTGCAATCTCGCCTGCAATGGCTGCGGCAAGATCGACTATCCGGACCCCATCCTGAACCAGCGCCTGTCGCTCCAGGAATGCCTCGAAGCCGTCGATGAGTGCGGCGCGCCGGTCGTTTCCATCGCAGGCGGCGAGCCGCTGCTGCACAAGGAAATGCCGCAGATCGTGAAGGGCATCATGGCGCGCAAGAAGTTCGTGTATCTCTGCACGAACGCGCTGCTCATGGAAAAGAAGATGGACGACTACGAGCCGAACCCGTACTTCGTCTGGTCGGTGCACCTGGATGGCGACCGCGAAGCGCACGATCACTCGGTTTCGCAGGAAGGCGTCTACGACAAGGCCGTCGCGGCCATCAAGGAAGCGAAGCGCCGCGGTTTCCGCGTGAACATCAACTGCACGCTGTTCAACGACGCTCAACCCGAGCGCGTGGCGAAGTTCTTCGACACGGTCGGCGAGATCGGCGTCGATGGCATCACGGTTTCGCCGGGCTATGCCTATGAGCGCGCGCCGGACCAGCAGCACTTCCTGAACCGCGAGAAGACGAAGAACCTGTTCCGCGAGATCTTCAAGCGCGGCAACAACGGCAAGAAGTGGTCGTTCAGCCAGTCGAGCCTGTTCCTCGACTTCCTGGCGGGCAACCAGACGTACCAATGCACGCCGTGGGGCAACCCGGCGCGCACGGTGTTCGGCTGGCAAAAGCCTTGCTATCTGGTCGGCGAAGGTTATGTGAAGACCTTCAAGGAGCTGATGGAAACCACCGACTGGGACAAGTACGGCACGGGCAAGTACGAAAAGTGCGCGGACTGCATGGTCCACTGCGGCTTCGAGGCAACCGCCGTGATGGACACGGTGGCGCACCCGCTCAAGGCGGCGCGCGTCGCGCTTACGGGTCCGCGCACGCAAGGCGCATTCGCGAAGGATATTTCGCTGGATGGGCAACGTCCGGCTGAGTACGTGTTCTCGCGTCACGTCGAGATCAAGCTCGAAGAGATCAAGAACGCGGCCAAGACGAAGAAGCCGGCTACGGTCGCGGCTAGCTAA